In the genome of Polyodon spathula isolate WHYD16114869_AA unplaced genomic scaffold, ASM1765450v1 scaffolds_1044, whole genome shotgun sequence, the window AACCCTACAAACAGCATTCCAGTCAGAGGATTACCTGCTGAAGCTTGAAAACGGCTCCAATGTGAGGTCTGATTTTCCCCTCTTGGCAGAGTTGGATAGCGCTGGAAATGGACTGGGAGAATACTGGGAAATCCTGCTCTCTGTACCGCCCCCAGAACACGCCCATTGCCGAAATGTTCTTCAGAAGCAGCAGATTAGCAGGAACAGAGGGTATAGACCCTCCTGCAAACCCTACCACTACAATCCTGCCCTCCCAGCTCAGACTGCCAGAACAAACAAAGATTAAGTCATGTTTTTAAAGCCTCTATGTATTTCTTTGGCTGTTTGTTTATAGGGACACTCCATGTCACTAAACCACTAAGTCCTTAgttccagaaaaagaaaaaaaaaaaaaaaactgtttatattattattttttttattctaatttcaTAATAGTTTTTAGCACTACTCTATTTCTTTGCAGCAACACAGCAATCAGTCAATTTAGTTTGGTACCAATTCCAGAGCTGAGTAAtagtatgttaaaatataaatatgaaaaccATCCAggttagatttttaaatgaaattgcaCAAATAAACAGACAGCAGAAAGAAGCAATACTAATGCATAACGCTTCAACAGTAAAGACTGACCACAACTCTATGTGCATAAATGCAGTTAGGGTACAACTCACCTACTGAGTGCATCTTTAAAGATGTCCCCACCCACAGCATCAAATACCACATTCACTCCTTTTTTATTGGTCAGCTTCTTCAGCTCCTCCTTCAGGTTGGAGGTGTTGTAGTTTATACTGGCATACGCTCCTTTCAACACAGCCAAGGCACATTTCTCATCACTGCCTGCTGCAGCGATTACCTAAAACATGCAAAGAGTAAGTTAAGTTTCCAAATATTCTGTGGCATGTACATATCTAACCCATTCTTATGATATTTTCTGTCACCCTTTCTACATCTACCCCACTGCTATGTTAATGTTTTTATGGcatcataaacacacacattcattctGTTCAGAATGGCAATACAAGTCCACTATAGGGATCGGGCTAGGTGTTTAATACTGAAGGTATACCTTTGCCTGGAGAACATGGGCGGCAATGTCAACCGCAGCCAGACCTGCCcctccagcagcagcagtgacCAGTACTATCTCCCTGTAAACAGATAAGAGAGATTCACAACCATGGATTACTGAACAATATTATCACTTGTATTATCGTTGTGTGTGTATTACTGGTTACAGAAGAATACTAGTTAGCTTATTTTACAATACAATCCAGTACAACATATCTTCAGCTTGTAGCCACAGTTAAAATGTTCGCAGTCCAGCAGAGTGCCACCTTGTTTGCAATCTCTATACATTAAAAATCACTTGGGATCTTTCAAGCTTCCAATCTGTTTTGACTAATTTTAAATGACACCAGCCAGCTAGCCATAATATTGACAACCAAGGTTGAAATCAATGGAGAAAAATCACTTCTACTAGTCCTGCTGTATGTAGAAAACTGCAAACATGTGCTGGTGACAGTTTTAGCAGTTATATACCTCTCTTTTAGTAAGGGGGAGGGTTACTACTTTGCTTAAAAGAGCTAGTGATAAATATCtgaaacattttagtttaaattcTCACCCTGGCTGTGTTGCTGCACGATGCTGCAGTGCCAGGAGCCCTGTACCATAGGACACCGGCAGGGCAGCCGCCTCCTCATAGCCCACCTCTTTAGGAATCTTCCACAGGACCTGCAAGGACAAACTGGGTTAATAACAAAAATGTTAGCTAGTCCCCAGTGTTCCTCTCCATTTATAAAAGCTTGTACCTCAGTAGCGCACCAGTGCCACCACATCACTCCAAGACAAGGCGCATTGTCTCTACCTAACACAACGCCCAAGGTGATGTAGTCGGTGTCTCCTCAACATTGTGAATTATAGGACCACTGAGATCCTTGGAGAACATACCTTTTGGTCCACAATACACTCCTCTGCCATGGCACTCCCACCACTAACGCCCATAACACGGTCACCCTGCAAAAAGATTTGAcacttaactttaaaaaaaaacaaaaaaacagtgagaaaaaaaattatagaattTCTTGTAGACATGGTGTCTTTCTTTTGGAGGGGGTACATAAAACTATATTATAGGACTGATTGTGAACCATTTATGATAAACTGCAAGAGGGTCTTATTagggtatatttgtatttaaacaaaaactataaatgcattttgaaaaattGAAGTAGCAAATGTAAATCTCTTGGGGATACAATAAAGTACATATCTTTTTTCTTCCTCTTAGACACCAGCCAGATTGATTATTAGTTAGTCAGAAAAAAGTGTTCCT includes:
- the LOC121309224 gene encoding quinone oxidoreductase-like protein 2; this translates as MYPLQKKDTMSTRNSIIFFLTVFLFFFKVKCQIFLQGDRVMGVSGGSAMAEECIVDQKVLWKIPKEVGYEEAAALPVSYGTGLLALQHRAATQPGEIVLVTAAAGGAGLAAVDIAAHVLQAKVIAAAGSDEKCALAVLKGAYASINYNTSNLKEELKKLTNKKGVNVVFDAVGGDIFKDALSSLSWEGRIVVVGFAGGSIPSVPANLLLLKNISAMGVFWGRYREQDFPVFSQSISSAIQLCQEGKIRPHIGAVFKLQQVNEAFQHVMQRASVGKVVLSMK